The following coding sequences are from one Comamonas koreensis window:
- the rocF gene encoding arginase: MPSQPDLLRSPSTALSLIGVPTDIGAGRLGAAMGPDALRVAQLGPALAELGCEVRDLGNLAGPANQRKPRDAEHGNLRNFGEAVAWNRAVHDAVHGQLAAGRMPLMLGGDHSLAVGSISAVARHCRDTGKRLFVLWLDAHADFNTPETSPSGNIHGIPVACLAGLGPRELTHLAGFAPALGPQSLCQIGLRSVDAQEKHLIKTHNIDVFDMRAIDELGMRETMLRALAPLAGCDPSQTHLHLSFDVDFLDPEIAPGTGTTVRGGPNYREAQLCMEMIADTGLLGSIDIVELNPALDLRNQTAELVVDLVQSLFGKSTLVKDMRS; encoded by the coding sequence ATGCCATCCCAGCCTGACCTCCTTCGCTCGCCCTCCACCGCCCTCAGTCTGATCGGCGTGCCCACCGACATCGGCGCAGGCCGCCTGGGCGCCGCGATGGGGCCGGATGCCTTGCGCGTAGCGCAACTGGGGCCCGCCTTGGCTGAGCTGGGCTGCGAGGTGCGCGACCTGGGCAACCTGGCGGGCCCGGCCAACCAGCGCAAGCCGCGCGATGCCGAGCATGGCAATCTGCGCAACTTTGGCGAAGCCGTCGCCTGGAACCGGGCGGTGCATGACGCCGTGCACGGGCAGCTGGCAGCAGGCCGCATGCCCTTGATGCTGGGCGGCGACCACAGCCTGGCGGTCGGCTCGATCAGCGCCGTGGCCCGCCACTGCCGCGACACCGGCAAGCGCCTCTTTGTGCTCTGGCTCGATGCCCATGCGGACTTCAACACGCCCGAGACTTCTCCCTCGGGCAATATCCACGGCATTCCGGTGGCCTGCCTCGCAGGCCTGGGCCCGCGCGAGCTGACGCACCTGGCCGGTTTTGCACCGGCGCTGGGCCCGCAGTCGCTGTGCCAGATCGGGCTGCGCAGTGTCGATGCGCAGGAAAAGCACTTGATCAAGACCCACAACATCGATGTGTTTGACATGCGCGCCATCGACGAGCTGGGTATGCGCGAGACCATGCTACGCGCACTGGCACCGTTGGCCGGCTGTGACCCAAGCCAGACCCATCTGCACCTGAGCTTTGATGTGGATTTTCTCGACCCCGAGATTGCCCCGGGCACAGGAACCACCGTGCGCGGCGGCCCCAACTACCGCGAAGCGCAGCTGTGCATGGAGATGATTGCCGACACCGGCCTGCTCGGCTCGATCGACATCGTCGAGCTCAACCCGGCGCTCGACCTGCGCAACCAGACCGCCGAGCTGGTGGTGGACCTGGTGCAAAGCCTGTTTGGCAAAAGCACCCTGGTCAAGGATATGCGCAGCTGA
- a CDS encoding thiamine pyrophosphate-dependent enzyme: MQTRENSAAMDRRLFVARLLVKTPEALVVTGLGSASYDVFAASDRDHNYYLWGAMGGASSVALGIALAQPTRPVVVITGDGEQMMGIGSLATIAAKSPANLSIVVLDNGHYGETGMQKSHSSLGTDLVAVARGFGIAQVQQLRTLDEADALAAHINARKATTFVQALIHADEPPRALPPRDGPFIKNRFRSALGLQPF, from the coding sequence ATGCAGACCCGCGAGAATTCCGCCGCCATGGACCGCCGCCTGTTTGTCGCGCGCCTGCTGGTCAAAACCCCCGAGGCGCTGGTCGTCACCGGCCTGGGCTCGGCCTCCTACGATGTGTTTGCCGCCAGTGACCGTGACCACAACTACTACCTCTGGGGTGCGATGGGCGGCGCCTCGTCGGTGGCCCTGGGCATTGCGCTGGCCCAGCCCACGCGCCCGGTAGTGGTCATCACCGGCGACGGCGAGCAGATGATGGGCATTGGCAGCCTGGCCACGATTGCCGCCAAGTCGCCCGCCAACCTCAGCATCGTCGTGCTGGACAACGGCCACTACGGCGAGACTGGCATGCAAAAGAGCCATAGCAGCCTGGGCACCGACCTGGTGGCCGTGGCGCGCGGCTTTGGCATTGCCCAGGTGCAGCAGCTGCGCACCTTGGACGAAGCCGATGCGCTGGCCGCGCATATCAACGCCCGCAAGGCCACCACCTTTGTGCAGGCGTTGATCCATGCCGATGAGCCGCCCCGCGCGCTGCCGCCGCGCGATGGCCCCTTCATCAAGAACCGCTTTCGCAGCGCGCTGGGCCTGCAGCCGTTCTAG
- a CDS encoding aldehyde dehydrogenase produces MKRYSLQIAGLAQPPASGQWIASLNPYTGEAWAEIPDGSAADVDAAVQAAHQAFSSGAWPQLSATERGALLRKLATLIERDAEKLARTEVMDNGKLFAEMRGQLQYIPQWFHYYAGLADKVQGATLPLDKKGYFAFTRHEPLGVVAAITPWNSPLFLLAWKIAPALAAGCTVVVKPSEFTSASTLEFAELFNEAGFPPGVFNVVTGYGAQVGSALVAHPLVAKVSFTGSDVTGRAINQAAAGQLKHASMELGGKSPNIVFADADLEQAMYGAISGIFAATGQTCIAGSRLLVQRSIHDAFVERLVAFAATARMGDPMSLETQVGPVTTLPQYEKVLSYIDIAKAEGARVVLGGAKASRAECGKGWFIEPTILTGVHNGMRIAQEEVFGPVLSVIPFDDEADALRIANDVRFGLAAAVWTSDIGRALRMSERLQAGTVWINTYRAVSFMAPFGGYKDSGLGRENGQSAIYEYLQTKSVWINSGATTSNPFVLR; encoded by the coding sequence ATGAAACGCTACTCCCTTCAGATTGCCGGCCTGGCCCAGCCCCCCGCCAGCGGCCAATGGATTGCCAGCCTCAACCCCTACACGGGCGAAGCCTGGGCTGAAATACCCGATGGCAGCGCCGCCGATGTCGATGCGGCCGTGCAGGCGGCGCACCAAGCCTTTAGCAGCGGCGCCTGGCCGCAGCTGAGCGCGACCGAACGCGGCGCATTGCTGCGCAAGCTCGCCACCTTGATCGAGCGCGATGCCGAGAAGCTCGCCCGCACCGAAGTGATGGACAACGGCAAGCTGTTCGCCGAGATGCGCGGCCAGCTTCAGTACATCCCGCAGTGGTTCCACTACTACGCCGGCCTGGCCGACAAGGTGCAAGGGGCCACCTTGCCGCTGGACAAGAAAGGCTATTTCGCCTTTACCCGCCATGAGCCGCTGGGCGTAGTGGCTGCCATCACGCCCTGGAACTCCCCGCTGTTTCTGCTGGCCTGGAAGATTGCGCCGGCGCTGGCAGCCGGCTGCACGGTGGTGGTCAAGCCGTCCGAGTTCACCTCGGCCTCGACCCTGGAGTTTGCCGAGCTGTTCAATGAAGCTGGCTTTCCGCCCGGCGTGTTCAACGTGGTCACCGGCTATGGCGCGCAGGTGGGCAGCGCGCTGGTGGCGCACCCGCTGGTCGCCAAGGTCAGCTTCACCGGCTCCGATGTGACCGGCCGCGCGATCAACCAGGCGGCCGCCGGCCAGCTCAAGCATGCCTCCATGGAGCTGGGCGGCAAATCGCCCAACATCGTGTTTGCCGATGCCGATCTGGAGCAGGCCATGTATGGTGCTATCTCGGGCATCTTTGCCGCCACGGGGCAAACCTGTATCGCCGGATCGCGGCTTTTGGTACAGCGCAGCATCCACGATGCCTTTGTCGAGCGCCTGGTGGCTTTTGCCGCCACCGCCCGCATGGGCGACCCGATGAGCCTGGAGACCCAGGTCGGCCCGGTCACCACCCTGCCCCAGTACGAGAAAGTGCTGTCCTATATCGACATCGCCAAGGCCGAGGGTGCCCGGGTGGTGTTGGGAGGTGCGAAAGCCAGCCGCGCCGAATGCGGCAAGGGCTGGTTCATTGAGCCTACCATCCTCACCGGCGTGCACAACGGCATGCGCATTGCGCAGGAAGAGGTGTTTGGCCCGGTGCTGTCGGTGATCCCCTTTGACGACGAGGCCGATGCGCTGCGCATTGCCAACGATGTGCGCTTTGGCCTGGCCGCTGCCGTCTGGACTAGCGATATCGGGCGCGCGCTGCGCATGTCCGAGCGCCTGCAGGCGGGCACCGTCTGGATCAACACCTACCGCGCCGTCAGCTTTATGGCGCCCTTTGGCGGCTACAAGGACTCGGGCCTGGGCCGCGAAAACGGCCAGAGCGCGATCTACGAATACCTGCAGACCAAGTCGGTCTGGATCAATAGCGGAGCGACCACGAGCAACCCCTTTGTACTGCGTTAG
- a CDS encoding LysR family transcriptional regulator codes for MDFKQLKAFLTVADTGSVTRASELLHVVQPAVSRQLKMLEEDLGCALFERERHGMVLTEQGQELASYARRAFGELEKARLQLAGTQDEVTGLVTIGLLPSTCDVVSSALVAALASRYPGIKLRLTVAYAGTLRPWLVSGQVDVALLYAAEKHPDLVLEPLIEEELWGLGPKGCGMAGATAVRMADMAGRALVLPSNPHGIRLLVEHACALENLQLNICVETDALPVQRSVVIDGLGYTILPPIAVVSDLAAGRLEGAPLTEPELKRVIALAYAANRSMTKPVRATLAVLREILAAAVASGGWPSGKWLAAAAAKASPP; via the coding sequence ATGGATTTCAAGCAACTCAAGGCCTTTTTGACCGTCGCCGACACCGGCAGCGTGACCCGCGCATCGGAGCTGCTGCATGTGGTGCAGCCGGCGGTGTCGCGCCAGCTGAAGATGCTGGAGGAAGACCTGGGCTGCGCGCTGTTTGAGCGCGAGCGCCATGGCATGGTGCTGACCGAGCAGGGCCAGGAGCTGGCGAGCTACGCACGCCGCGCGTTTGGCGAGCTGGAAAAAGCGCGGCTGCAACTGGCGGGCACGCAAGACGAGGTGACGGGTCTCGTCACCATTGGCCTCTTGCCCAGCACCTGCGATGTGGTCTCCAGCGCGCTGGTCGCCGCGCTGGCCAGCCGCTACCCGGGCATCAAGCTGCGCCTGACGGTCGCCTACGCCGGCACGCTCAGGCCCTGGCTGGTGAGCGGCCAGGTCGATGTGGCCTTGCTGTATGCGGCTGAGAAACACCCCGATCTGGTGCTGGAGCCGCTCATCGAAGAGGAGTTGTGGGGCCTGGGCCCCAAGGGCTGCGGCATGGCTGGTGCCACGGCCGTGCGCATGGCCGATATGGCGGGCCGGGCGCTGGTGCTGCCCAGCAACCCGCATGGCATCCGGCTGCTGGTCGAGCATGCCTGCGCGCTGGAGAACCTGCAGCTCAACATCTGCGTGGAGACCGATGCGCTGCCGGTGCAGCGCAGCGTGGTGATCGATGGCCTGGGCTACACCATCTTGCCCCCGATTGCGGTGGTCAGCGACCTGGCAGCCGGCAGGTTGGAGGGCGCGCCGTTGACCGAGCCCGAGCTCAAGCGGGTGATTGCGCTGGCCTATGCCGCCAACCGCAGCATGACCAAGCCGGTACGCGCCACCTTGGCCGTGCTGCGCGAGATTCTGGCGGCGGCCGTTGCCTCGGGCGGCTGGCCCAGCGGCAAATGGCTGGCCGCAGCAGCAGCCAAGGCCAGCCCGCCATAA
- a CDS encoding thiamine pyrophosphate-binding protein — translation MNANPNPPPWQKDIFQAIKDAGVQQVAYVPDAGHAYVIKSAIADPEITDVALTTEEEGVAVAAGAWLGGQRAVLLMQSSGVGNCINMFSLLSAADIPFVTIVTMRGEYAEFNPWQAPMGRATQAAMELMGIHVMRVRRPEDAQEVVSAALDGAFMAGARIAVLIGQDVIGRKKWERK, via the coding sequence ATGAACGCCAATCCCAACCCACCTCCCTGGCAAAAAGACATTTTTCAGGCCATCAAGGATGCCGGCGTGCAGCAAGTGGCCTATGTGCCCGATGCCGGCCACGCCTATGTCATCAAAAGCGCGATCGCCGATCCCGAGATCACCGATGTGGCGCTGACCACCGAAGAAGAAGGCGTGGCCGTGGCCGCTGGCGCCTGGCTGGGCGGCCAGCGCGCGGTGCTGCTGATGCAAAGCAGCGGTGTCGGCAACTGCATCAACATGTTCTCGCTGCTCAGCGCCGCCGACATCCCCTTTGTCACCATCGTCACAATGCGCGGTGAGTACGCCGAGTTCAACCCCTGGCAAGCGCCGATGGGCCGGGCCACGCAGGCGGCGATGGAGCTGATGGGCATCCATGTGATGCGCGTGCGCCGCCCCGAAGATGCGCAGGAGGTCGTCAGCGCGGCGCTCGATGGCGCCTTCATGGCCGGCGCCCGCATCGCCGTGTTGATTGGCCAGGACGTGATCGGCCGCAAGAAATGGGAGAGAAAGTAA
- a CDS encoding ABC transporter substrate-binding protein — MRKAHGPLTAAALATAALLATGAQAAPDKVKIAFITDMSGLYSDFDGPGGLDAIRMAVADFGGEVLGRKIEIISADHQNKADIAASKARQWWDNDNVDLIIGGSNSAVSLAISNLSKDKKKVFISAGAGADSLTEEACQPYMVRYTYSTSAQARGTAAALVGQGYKDWYFLTSDYAFGHSMEQAAINVVKQTGGNVVGAIRHPLSTSDFSSYVMKAQSSGAKVMGLANGGGDTINAIKTAKEFGIDKKMNVAALMAFITDIHSLGLGITGGMYLTEGWYWDMSDASRAFSQRFYDKNKKMPTTFQAGDYSATTTYLKAVQKAGSTEPDQVMAALKSLPIDDMFAKGYIRADGAMVHDMYLMQVKKPAESTKPWDYYKVVSTIPGDKAYAPSKEGACPLLKPAA; from the coding sequence ATGAGAAAAGCACACGGCCCCCTGACTGCCGCGGCACTGGCTACGGCCGCCCTGCTCGCCACCGGCGCGCAGGCCGCGCCCGACAAGGTCAAGATCGCCTTCATCACCGACATGTCGGGCCTGTACTCGGACTTTGATGGGCCCGGTGGCCTGGACGCGATCCGCATGGCCGTGGCCGATTTTGGCGGCGAGGTGCTGGGGCGCAAGATCGAGATCATCTCGGCCGACCACCAGAACAAGGCCGACATCGCCGCATCGAAGGCGCGCCAATGGTGGGATAACGACAATGTCGACCTGATCATCGGAGGGTCGAACTCGGCCGTGTCGCTGGCAATCAGCAACCTGTCCAAGGACAAGAAAAAGGTGTTCATCAGCGCCGGCGCCGGTGCCGATTCGCTGACCGAAGAGGCCTGCCAGCCCTATATGGTGCGCTACACCTACTCCACCTCAGCGCAGGCACGCGGCACTGCCGCCGCGCTGGTGGGCCAGGGCTACAAGGACTGGTACTTCCTCACGTCGGACTACGCCTTTGGCCACTCGATGGAGCAGGCCGCGATCAATGTGGTCAAGCAAACCGGCGGCAATGTGGTGGGCGCGATCCGCCATCCGCTCAGCACCTCCGATTTCTCGTCCTATGTGATGAAGGCGCAAAGCTCGGGCGCAAAGGTGATGGGCCTGGCCAATGGCGGCGGCGACACAATCAACGCCATCAAAACCGCCAAAGAGTTTGGCATTGACAAGAAGATGAACGTGGCCGCGCTGATGGCCTTCATCACCGATATCCACAGCCTGGGCCTAGGCATCACCGGCGGCATGTACCTGACCGAGGGCTGGTACTGGGACATGAGCGATGCCTCGCGCGCATTCTCCCAGCGCTTCTACGACAAGAACAAGAAGATGCCCACCACCTTCCAGGCGGGTGACTACTCGGCCACCACCACTTACCTGAAGGCAGTGCAAAAGGCAGGCAGCACCGAGCCCGACCAGGTGATGGCCGCGCTCAAGTCGCTGCCCATCGATGACATGTTTGCCAAGGGCTACATCCGAGCCGATGGCGCCATGGTGCATGACATGTACCTGATGCAGGTGAAAAAGCCGGCCGAATCGACCAAGCCCTGGGACTACTACAAGGTGGTCAGCACCATCCCGGGCGACAAGGCCTATGCACCGTCCAAGGAAGGTGCCTGCCCGCTACTCAAGCCTGCGGCCTGA
- the katG gene encoding catalase/peroxidase HPI: MTTESKCPFHSATARNSETAAQGNGTTSQSWWPNQLRVDLLSQHHPANNPLGADFNYADEFKKLDYEAVKRDLRALMTDSQDWWPADFGHYGPQFIRMAWHAAGTYRVQDGRGGAGRAQQRFAPLNSWPDNVNIDKSRRLLWPIKQKYGNQLSWGDLMILCGNVALETMGFRTFGFAGGRVDTWMPDQDVYWGAEKEWLATSDKANSRYSGERDLENPLAAVQMGLIYVNPEGPDGNGDPISAARDIRETFARMAMDDEETVALIAGGHTFGKTHGAAEASHVGAEPEADGIEAQGLGWTSSFGSGSGRDAITSGLEVTWTQTPAQWSNFFFENLFKYEWVQEKSPAGAIQWVAKDAPDVIPDAHGGPHKKPTMLTTDLSLRQDPAYEKISRRFLENPQAFAEAFARAWFKLTHRDMGPRSRYLGPEVPREELVWQDPIPAVSHPLVNADDVASLKAQVLASGLSVQELVGTAWASASTYRGSDMRGGANGARIRLAPQKDWEVNQPEQLAKVLGVLEGIQRSFNKAADGDKRISLADLIVLAGNAGVEKAAADAGVPTTVPFHPGRSDATAEQTDAASFQYLEPKADGFRNHLQGRFAAPAEALLIDKAQLLTLTAPELTVLVGGLRAININTAGNPQGVLTAKPGTLSNDFFVHLLDMGTQWKAQDDGSFVGVDRKSGAQRWTASRVDLVFGSNAILRAVAEVYAQTGAKEKMVKDFVAAWTKVMELDRFDLK; the protein is encoded by the coding sequence ATGACCACAGAATCCAAGTGCCCCTTCCACAGCGCCACTGCACGCAACAGCGAAACGGCAGCCCAAGGCAATGGGACGACCAGCCAAAGCTGGTGGCCCAACCAGCTGCGTGTGGACCTGCTCAGCCAGCACCACCCGGCCAACAACCCTTTGGGCGCAGACTTTAACTACGCCGACGAATTCAAGAAGCTCGATTACGAGGCCGTCAAGCGCGACCTGCGCGCGCTGATGACCGACTCGCAAGACTGGTGGCCGGCCGACTTTGGCCACTATGGCCCGCAGTTCATCCGCATGGCCTGGCATGCCGCTGGCACCTACCGCGTGCAGGATGGCCGGGGCGGCGCAGGCCGTGCGCAGCAGCGCTTTGCGCCGCTCAACAGCTGGCCGGACAACGTCAATATCGACAAGTCGCGCCGCCTGCTGTGGCCCATCAAGCAAAAATACGGCAACCAGTTGTCCTGGGGCGATCTGATGATCCTGTGCGGCAACGTCGCGCTGGAGACCATGGGCTTTCGCACCTTTGGTTTTGCCGGTGGCCGCGTCGACACCTGGATGCCTGACCAGGATGTGTACTGGGGCGCCGAGAAGGAATGGCTGGCCACCAGCGACAAGGCCAACAGCCGTTACAGCGGTGAACGTGACCTGGAAAACCCCCTCGCTGCCGTGCAGATGGGCCTGATCTATGTGAACCCCGAAGGCCCCGATGGCAATGGCGACCCGATCTCGGCGGCGCGCGACATCCGCGAGACCTTTGCCCGCATGGCCATGGACGACGAAGAGACTGTCGCGCTGATCGCTGGCGGCCACACCTTTGGCAAGACCCATGGCGCTGCGGAGGCGAGCCATGTGGGCGCCGAGCCCGAGGCCGATGGCATCGAAGCCCAGGGCCTGGGCTGGACCAGCAGCTTTGGCTCGGGCTCGGGGCGCGATGCGATCACCTCCGGCCTTGAAGTGACCTGGACGCAGACCCCCGCGCAGTGGAGCAATTTCTTCTTCGAGAACCTGTTCAAGTACGAATGGGTGCAAGAGAAAAGCCCCGCCGGTGCGATCCAATGGGTGGCCAAGGATGCCCCCGACGTCATCCCCGACGCGCATGGCGGCCCCCACAAAAAGCCCACCATGCTGACCACCGATCTGTCGCTGCGCCAGGACCCGGCTTACGAAAAGATCTCGCGCCGCTTTCTGGAAAATCCCCAGGCCTTTGCCGAAGCTTTTGCCCGCGCCTGGTTCAAACTCACCCACCGCGACATGGGCCCGCGCAGCCGCTACCTGGGCCCCGAAGTGCCCCGCGAAGAGCTGGTCTGGCAAGACCCGATCCCGGCCGTCAGCCATCCGCTGGTCAATGCCGATGATGTGGCCAGCCTCAAGGCGCAGGTCCTGGCATCGGGCTTGAGCGTGCAGGAGCTGGTGGGCACTGCGTGGGCTTCGGCCTCGACCTACCGCGGCTCAGACATGCGCGGCGGCGCCAATGGCGCCCGCATCCGCCTGGCTCCGCAAAAGGACTGGGAAGTGAACCAACCCGAGCAACTGGCCAAGGTACTGGGCGTGCTCGAAGGCATTCAGCGCAGCTTCAACAAGGCCGCTGATGGTGACAAGCGTATCTCGCTGGCCGACCTGATCGTGCTGGCCGGCAATGCCGGTGTGGAGAAGGCCGCTGCCGATGCCGGTGTGCCCACCACCGTGCCCTTCCACCCCGGCCGCAGCGATGCAACGGCCGAGCAGACCGATGCCGCATCCTTCCAGTACCTCGAGCCCAAGGCCGATGGTTTTCGCAACCACCTGCAGGGCCGCTTTGCCGCGCCGGCCGAGGCACTGCTGATCGACAAGGCCCAGCTGCTGACCTTGACCGCGCCGGAGCTGACCGTACTGGTCGGCGGCCTGCGCGCCATCAACATCAACACCGCTGGCAACCCGCAAGGCGTGCTGACGGCCAAGCCCGGCACCTTGAGCAATGACTTCTTTGTGCACCTGCTGGACATGGGCACGCAATGGAAGGCCCAGGACGACGGCAGCTTTGTCGGCGTGGACCGCAAGAGCGGTGCCCAGCGCTGGACGGCCAGCCGCGTCGATCTGGTCTTTGGCTCCAATGCGATCCTGCGCGCCGTGGCCGAAGTCTATGCCCAGACCGGTGCCAAGGAAAAAATGGTCAAGGATTTTGTCGCCGCCTGGACCAAGGTGATGGAGCTGGACCGCTTTGACCTGAAGTAA